From a single Arachis hypogaea cultivar Tifrunner chromosome 3, arahy.Tifrunner.gnm2.J5K5, whole genome shotgun sequence genomic region:
- the LOC112790190 gene encoding golgin candidate 1-like: MAHWLKAAEDLFEVVDRRAKSVVTDLSDEQSNFNSPASTGQGSHGKRRKSKSKAQKGKSKNSSPTNTDTTKEKGDTPEAPADHVVENDGSAFTPTNQPIKDNVEAFNGEPVKENALDMHKENPSPDNKGIEGSTEDKPTNAEQVIKIENSDSDVNMDQERTKSVANDKSSNRSGDTIIQDADIKAESFVNRSTQENHKTDISPKKLQDQLDQAQGLLKAAKSTGQSNEARLARVCAGLSSSLQEYKSGNAELEKLLSAERELNKSFEVRIEQLQKDLSQNKREVAKVESNMAEALAAKNSEIEALLSSIDAVKKQAALSEENIASLQANMESMMKNRDQIETRMMQALREELAFAERRAEEEHAAHNATKMAFMEKEVKLEHRAIEAATALARIQRIADERTLKATELEQKVVLLEVECAFLNQELQDIGDRVRREQKKSPEEANQVIQMQAWQEETERAYRSQREAENKISSIEAELEKMRVEMAAMKRDAEHYSRQEHVELEKRYRELTDLLYYKQTQLEAMSSEKAAAEFQLQKEYKRLQEAQAETEKNRISRRPSSSWEEDTEMKTLEPLPLHNRHLVGASIQLQKAVKLLDSGAVRATRFLWRYPTARVGLFFYLVFVHLFLMYLLHCLQEQAHNLDVREVAKSLGLSDPNYHD, translated from the exons ATGGCACACTGGCTCAAAGCGGCTGAAG ATTTATTTGAAGTTGTGGATCGAAGAGCGAAATCTGTTGTGACTGATTTATCAGATGAACAATCTAATTTTAATTCTCCAG CTTCTACTGGGCAAGGATCACATGGCAAGAGAAGGAAATCAAAATCCAAG GCTCAAAAGGGAAAATCTAAAAACTCATCTCCTACAAATACTGATACTACCAAAGAGAAAGGTGACACACCAGAAGCACCGGCTGATCATGTAGTAGAAAACGATGGGAGTGCTTTCACTCCTACAAATCAACCAATCAAAGACAATGTAGAGGCATTTAATGGGGAGCCCGTAAAAGAGAATGCTTTAGATATGCATAAGGAGAATCCTTCTCCGGATAACAAAGGAATTGAAGGCTCCACTGAAGACAAACCCACTAATGCTGAACAAGTTATCAAGATTGAGAATTCGGATTCCGATGTGAATATGGATCAAGAGAGAACTAAATCTGTGGCCAATGACAAAAGTTCCAATCGTAGTGGTGACACTATAATTCAAGATGCTGATATCAAAGCTGAATCTTTTGTCAATAGAAGCACTCAAGAAAATCATAAAACTGACATTTCTCCGAAGAAACTACAGGATCAACTTGATCAGGCTCAAGGACTACTCAAAGCAGCAAAATCTACTGGTCAGTCCAATGAGGCAAGGTTAGCTAGG GTTTGTGCTGGACTATCATCTAGTCTTCAGGAATACAAATCTGGAAATGCAGAGTTAGAAAAACTGCTTAGTGCAGAG AGAGAACTGAATAAATCATTTGAAGTTCGCATAGAACAGCTACAGAAGGATTTGTCTCAAAATAAAAGGGAAGTAGCAAAAGTTGAATCAAACATGGCTGAAGCCTTGGCTGCAAAAAATTCTGAAATTGAGGCACTTCTTAGTTCGATTGATGCAGTAAAGAAGCAGGCTGCATTATCAGAAGAAAATATAGCTTCCCTTCAG GCAAACATGGAGTCTATGATGAAAAACCGAGATCAAATAGAGACAAGAATGATGCAG GCTCTAAGAGAGGAACTAGCATTTGCTGAGCGAAGAGCAGAAGAAGAGCATGCAGCACATAATGCTACCAAAATG GCTTTTATGGAAAAAGAAGTGAAATTGGAGCACAGAGCTATTGAGGCAGCTACAGCTCTTGCAAGGATACAG AGAATAGCAGATGAGAGGACCTTGAAGGCCACAGAATTGGAGCAGAAGGTGGTACTTCTTGAG GTTGAGTGTGCATTCCTAAATCAAGAATTGCAAGATATTGGAGATCGCGTGCGCCGTGAACAAAAGAAGTCACCAGAAGAGGCAAATCAAGTAATTCAG ATGCAGGCATGGCAGGAAGAAACAGAGCGAGCATATAGGAGTCAGAGAGAAGCTGAAAACAAGATTTCTTCAATAGAG GCTGAGCTGGAAAAGATGAGAGTGGAAATGGCAGCCATGAAGAGGGATGCTGAGCATTACTCCCGTCAG GAGCATGTGGAATTGGAGAAACGCTATCGCGAACTTACGGACCTTTTG TACTATAAACAGACACAATTAGAAGCCATGAGCAGCGAAAAAGCTGCCGCTGAGTTTCAATTGCAGAAAGAATATAAGCGTCTACAAGAAGCACAG GCTGAGactgaaaaaaatagaatttctCGTCGACCATCTTCATCTTGGGAAGAAGATACTGAAATGAAAACCCTCGA GCCACTTCCTTTGCATAATCGCCATTTGGTTGGGGCAAGTATTCAG TTGCAGAAAGCAGTGAAACTATTAGATTCAGGAGCCGTAAGGGCCACAAGATTTCTCTGGCGTTATCCAACGGCTCGAGTTGGTCTATTTTTCTATCTG GTGTTTGTACATCTCTTCTTGATGTATCTCTTGCATTGCCTTCAG GAGCAAGCTCACAATTTGGATGTTAGAGAGGTTGCAAAATCTTTGGGACTCTCTGACCCGAATTACCATGACTAA
- the LOC112790189 gene encoding NADP-dependent malic enzyme isoform X2 yields the protein MTSFNIPPITRQGFSIKSRICGFFGTSKRKISQSHRVVTAEQEQEEQEDMESILKPLRDGESVLDLSPRSTVSGGVEDVYGEDRATEDQLVTPWTFSVASGYSLLRDPQYNKGLAFTEKERDAHYLCGLLPPTVITQQLQEKKLMKSIREYQVPLQKYMAMMDLQERNERLFYKLLIDNVEELLPVVYTPTVGEACQKYGSIFRRPQGLYISLKEKGKILEVLKNWPERSIQVIVVTDGERILGLGDLGCQGMGIPVGKLALYTALGGVRPSACLPVTIDVGTNNEKLLNDEFYIGLRQKRATGKEYYDLLHEFMCAVKQNYGEKVLVQFEDFANHNAFELLAKYGTTHLVFNDDIQGTASVVLAGVVAALKLIGGILADHTFLFLGAGEAGTGIAELIALEMSKQTKAPIEESRKKIWLVDSKGLIVSSRKNSLQHFKKPWAHDHEPLNNLLDAVKVIKPTVLIGSSGVGRTFTKEVVQAMTANNEKPLIMALSNPTSQSECTAEEAYQWSEGRAIFASGSPFDPVEYKGKVYVPGQANNAYIFPGFGLGLVISGTIRVHDDMLLAASEALAKQVTDENYNKGLIYPPFTDIRKISANIAANVAAKAYELGLATRLPRPADLVKYAESCMYSPVYRNYR from the exons ATGACTTCATTCAACATCCCCCCCATAACG AGACAGGGCTTCTCCATCAAATCCAGGATTTGTGGCTTCTTTGGAACCTCAAAGAGGAAGATTTCACAGTCACACAGAGTAGTAACTgcagaacaagaacaagaagaacaagaagacaTGGAGAGCATACTCAAGCCCCTCAGAGATGGCGAGTCCGTCCTCGACCTCAGCCCGAGATCCACCGTCAGCGGTGGCGTCGAGGACGTCTACGGCGAGGATCGCGCCACCGAGGACCAACTTGTCACCCCCTGGACTTTCTCTGTTGCCAG TGGGTACTCTTTGCTGAGGGATCCGCAGTACAATAAAGGGCTTGCTTTCACCGAGAAAGAGAGGGATGCGCATTACTTGTGTGGCCTCCTCCCTCCCACTGTTATCACTCAGCAACTTCAG GAGAAGAAGCTGATGAAAAGCATCCGAGAGTATCAGGTTCCCTTGCAAAAGTACATGGCAATGATGGACCTTCAG GAGAGAAATGAAAGGCTGTTTTACAAGCTTCTAATCGACAATGTTGAGGAATTGCTTCCGGTTGTATACACTCCTACGGTTGGTGAGGCTTGCCAGAAATATGGGAGTATCTTCAGGCGTCCTCAGGGTCTTTACATCAGTTTGAAAGAGAA GGGGAAAATACTTGAGGTCTTGAAAAACTGGCCCGAGAGGAGTATTCAAGTAATTGTGGTTACCGACGGCGAGCGAATTTTGGGACTTGGAGATCTTGGATGTCAG GGGATGGGAATTCCTGTTGGTAAATTGGCTTTGTACACTGCTCTAGGCGGAGTTCGTCCTTCAGCT TGTTTACCTGTTACAATTGATGTGGGAACCAATAATGAGAAATTACTGAATGATGAGTTCTACATTGGACTTAGGCAAAAGAGGGCAACTGGGAAG GAATATTATGATCTTCTACACGAGTTCATGTGTGCAGTGAAGCAAAATTACGGCGAAAAAGTTCTTGTACAG TTTGAGGATTTTGCAAATCACAATGCTTTCGAGTTACTTGCAAAATACGGCACAACTCATCTAGTATTCAATGATGATATTCAG gGGACTGCGTCTGTTGTTCTGGCTGGAGTTGTAGCAGCTCTAAAGCTTATTGGTGGCATTCTGGCTGATCACACATTCCTCTTCCTTGGTGCTGGAGAA GCCGGAACTGGTATAGCAGAGCTAATAGCTCTTGAGATGTCGAAGCAG ACGAAGGCACCGATAGAGGAGAGCCGCAAGAAGATATGGCTTGTAGACTCAAAa GGTCTGATTGTTAGTTCACGGAAGAATTCGCTTCAACACTTCAAGAAACCTTGGGCCCATGACCATGAACCTCTTAACAATCTCCTAGATGCTGTTAAG GTAATCAAGCCAACAGTTTTGATTGGATCATCAGGAGTGGGAAGAACATTTACAAAGGAAGTAGTTCAGGCTATGACTGCAAACAATGAA AAACCTCTCATTATGGCTCTTTCCAATCCAACATCTCAGTCTGAGTGTACAGCTGAAGAGGCTTATCAGTGGAGTGAG GGTCGTGCAATATTTGCTAGCGGGAGTCCATTTGATCCTGTAGAATACAAGGGAAAAGTTTACGTGCCTGGGCAGGCCAACAATGCTTATATTTTCCCAGGCTTTGGTTTGGGTTTAGTAATCTCAGGAACAATTCGAGTGCATGATGATATGCTTCTGGCAGCCT CTGAAGCGTTGGCTAAACAAGTGACAGATGAGAACTACAATAAGGGCTTGATTTACCCACCATTCACTGATATCAGAAAGATTTCTGCTAACATAGCTGCAAATGTTGCTGCTAAGGCATATGAACTAG GCTTGGCTACGCGTCTTCCTCGCCCTGCGGATCTTGTGAAGTATGCTGAGAGCTGCATGTATAGTCCTGTATATCGCAACTATAGGTGA
- the LOC112790189 gene encoding NADP-dependent malic enzyme isoform X1, translating to MTSFNIPPITQRQGFSIKSRICGFFGTSKRKISQSHRVVTAEQEQEEQEDMESILKPLRDGESVLDLSPRSTVSGGVEDVYGEDRATEDQLVTPWTFSVASGYSLLRDPQYNKGLAFTEKERDAHYLCGLLPPTVITQQLQEKKLMKSIREYQVPLQKYMAMMDLQERNERLFYKLLIDNVEELLPVVYTPTVGEACQKYGSIFRRPQGLYISLKEKGKILEVLKNWPERSIQVIVVTDGERILGLGDLGCQGMGIPVGKLALYTALGGVRPSACLPVTIDVGTNNEKLLNDEFYIGLRQKRATGKEYYDLLHEFMCAVKQNYGEKVLVQFEDFANHNAFELLAKYGTTHLVFNDDIQGTASVVLAGVVAALKLIGGILADHTFLFLGAGEAGTGIAELIALEMSKQTKAPIEESRKKIWLVDSKGLIVSSRKNSLQHFKKPWAHDHEPLNNLLDAVKVIKPTVLIGSSGVGRTFTKEVVQAMTANNEKPLIMALSNPTSQSECTAEEAYQWSEGRAIFASGSPFDPVEYKGKVYVPGQANNAYIFPGFGLGLVISGTIRVHDDMLLAASEALAKQVTDENYNKGLIYPPFTDIRKISANIAANVAAKAYELGLATRLPRPADLVKYAESCMYSPVYRNYR from the exons ATGACTTCATTCAACATCCCCCCCATAACG CAGAGACAGGGCTTCTCCATCAAATCCAGGATTTGTGGCTTCTTTGGAACCTCAAAGAGGAAGATTTCACAGTCACACAGAGTAGTAACTgcagaacaagaacaagaagaacaagaagacaTGGAGAGCATACTCAAGCCCCTCAGAGATGGCGAGTCCGTCCTCGACCTCAGCCCGAGATCCACCGTCAGCGGTGGCGTCGAGGACGTCTACGGCGAGGATCGCGCCACCGAGGACCAACTTGTCACCCCCTGGACTTTCTCTGTTGCCAG TGGGTACTCTTTGCTGAGGGATCCGCAGTACAATAAAGGGCTTGCTTTCACCGAGAAAGAGAGGGATGCGCATTACTTGTGTGGCCTCCTCCCTCCCACTGTTATCACTCAGCAACTTCAG GAGAAGAAGCTGATGAAAAGCATCCGAGAGTATCAGGTTCCCTTGCAAAAGTACATGGCAATGATGGACCTTCAG GAGAGAAATGAAAGGCTGTTTTACAAGCTTCTAATCGACAATGTTGAGGAATTGCTTCCGGTTGTATACACTCCTACGGTTGGTGAGGCTTGCCAGAAATATGGGAGTATCTTCAGGCGTCCTCAGGGTCTTTACATCAGTTTGAAAGAGAA GGGGAAAATACTTGAGGTCTTGAAAAACTGGCCCGAGAGGAGTATTCAAGTAATTGTGGTTACCGACGGCGAGCGAATTTTGGGACTTGGAGATCTTGGATGTCAG GGGATGGGAATTCCTGTTGGTAAATTGGCTTTGTACACTGCTCTAGGCGGAGTTCGTCCTTCAGCT TGTTTACCTGTTACAATTGATGTGGGAACCAATAATGAGAAATTACTGAATGATGAGTTCTACATTGGACTTAGGCAAAAGAGGGCAACTGGGAAG GAATATTATGATCTTCTACACGAGTTCATGTGTGCAGTGAAGCAAAATTACGGCGAAAAAGTTCTTGTACAG TTTGAGGATTTTGCAAATCACAATGCTTTCGAGTTACTTGCAAAATACGGCACAACTCATCTAGTATTCAATGATGATATTCAG gGGACTGCGTCTGTTGTTCTGGCTGGAGTTGTAGCAGCTCTAAAGCTTATTGGTGGCATTCTGGCTGATCACACATTCCTCTTCCTTGGTGCTGGAGAA GCCGGAACTGGTATAGCAGAGCTAATAGCTCTTGAGATGTCGAAGCAG ACGAAGGCACCGATAGAGGAGAGCCGCAAGAAGATATGGCTTGTAGACTCAAAa GGTCTGATTGTTAGTTCACGGAAGAATTCGCTTCAACACTTCAAGAAACCTTGGGCCCATGACCATGAACCTCTTAACAATCTCCTAGATGCTGTTAAG GTAATCAAGCCAACAGTTTTGATTGGATCATCAGGAGTGGGAAGAACATTTACAAAGGAAGTAGTTCAGGCTATGACTGCAAACAATGAA AAACCTCTCATTATGGCTCTTTCCAATCCAACATCTCAGTCTGAGTGTACAGCTGAAGAGGCTTATCAGTGGAGTGAG GGTCGTGCAATATTTGCTAGCGGGAGTCCATTTGATCCTGTAGAATACAAGGGAAAAGTTTACGTGCCTGGGCAGGCCAACAATGCTTATATTTTCCCAGGCTTTGGTTTGGGTTTAGTAATCTCAGGAACAATTCGAGTGCATGATGATATGCTTCTGGCAGCCT CTGAAGCGTTGGCTAAACAAGTGACAGATGAGAACTACAATAAGGGCTTGATTTACCCACCATTCACTGATATCAGAAAGATTTCTGCTAACATAGCTGCAAATGTTGCTGCTAAGGCATATGAACTAG GCTTGGCTACGCGTCTTCCTCGCCCTGCGGATCTTGTGAAGTATGCTGAGAGCTGCATGTATAGTCCTGTATATCGCAACTATAGGTGA